The following coding sequences lie in one Pontibacter sp. G13 genomic window:
- a CDS encoding T9SS type A sorting domain-containing protein has protein sequence MIRTWILCLMLGLGKWGITQHALSPAGSPDTLGFEQFLGNGFFPNGASGSLDSWTWRISGLSEGEGNYGDTLITGDFARGITVGGTGTGGLFALTGYAQAPGVWVQPTSSDMTPGFVEFCMINTDSVPYEGLGLQFDWIWRNDGNRSSQLWLSYGWSQAGPWIPVTSSAITTQESQTGTFQQATVSDTLDGWNWSPGDTCWLRWNWADGSGSGNRDESGFDELILIPLEHADCLSKPTVQATNLTLDNIHATGFEMELVPGDGTHRLVIAFPDSDSVISPKDSVSYQGSPQWANGTSIAPDQWVLMADSVKTMSITDAPSGSSWNLAAFEYRCPAGSEQYLHNPALASLRLPPANPTNFDATCQSPDSIVLAWNPPEGMYDEFLVFARDSTAPGSPTSPWKDYIGANSDWLLAPNYGNMGKLLYRGTDSILTIFNPPPEIELNFKLLSVVDSLDERWSTGTTTTGRAYIPEAQNLLATEKSQSLYLTWDLPPSVCWDSVWVFVGPDSQSLPANLILPVGIQAEASFGMGTEIVPGVFTCYAGTGTGFECSGLQNGTSYRMDVRVKLGDSLSQGEWVIGTPNAISNLEPGDVSWVSFNLDAGIGGLDQICWVSWDTLEAGTSFELTDNGFERETPGRWGDTEGTMRLIRKNVLLPAGVVTCLEGKGNDPSDYQIYTGGEPDSNWQVVNLNGFGQLNLIDGDQLFLLAGGIWDNPPGWQNAQYDGNVIAAFSTDGWESASGYGSTTGSTLPSGLDCMALDVSALPDPDRVQYHGPMVSMEKREWILGSFEVANWSSFPDSASFVDSGLPYLDSAFLWLMTADEMNAGHWKGEFSENWFDCRNWSDLILPTAEVDVLVDSQSLGNSLISGQRQAICKDMTISGRRLLVESSGDSLWINGTISLEENAECVLGQNGANPVMIWTGDWLQDSSSTFLAGNGKVIAQGPADQDVWVFSESGWQVYDLILDLPQQQLIAHGPIHLSGSLDLNAGWLSMSGDSAILKVADSASWKGGSDDAHVIGNMSQRGDTCLIFPLGDGAYYHPFEICGDSFPQAQVVQYVSESPVGVWGGGFVAPTIVGNLHPSGYWNWRSEGNNAASADAISLSWDAATYGATGGAAIATFDSVYNGWMVANGSISSMAAGHLQAVGVFSPGIFSIGLPAAPLYGFESLVSIHESEVGLDIEWRLKGLTPSRMIGIQRSEDLGSWEWGWHGTVESGDDLIQWQDINWPRREKWYRFVLWNEQLLDWEELDLRHWQSAQSDPTLRIWPNPAKETLNVGLPEDWEGMISMSIQTMLGMECMKKKGATASGNFKVALNGISSGWYVIHLSSGEKRQSQLFYKL, from the coding sequence ATGATACGGACATGGATACTTTGTCTGATGCTGGGGTTGGGAAAGTGGGGGATTACCCAACACGCTTTATCTCCTGCTGGATCTCCGGATACTTTAGGATTTGAGCAGTTTTTGGGAAATGGATTTTTTCCCAATGGCGCCTCGGGAAGCCTGGATAGCTGGACTTGGAGAATTTCAGGCCTTTCGGAAGGGGAGGGGAATTATGGAGATACCCTGATCACAGGCGATTTTGCAAGGGGCATTACAGTTGGCGGCACGGGTACAGGGGGATTGTTTGCCTTGACAGGATATGCTCAGGCACCGGGCGTATGGGTTCAACCTACCTCCTCTGACATGACCCCCGGATTTGTGGAATTTTGCATGATCAATACGGATTCTGTTCCCTATGAGGGATTGGGGCTTCAGTTTGATTGGATCTGGCGAAATGACGGGAATCGGTCCTCCCAATTGTGGCTGTCCTATGGGTGGTCTCAGGCTGGTCCGTGGATTCCTGTAACATCAAGCGCTATTACCACTCAAGAATCCCAAACCGGTACCTTTCAGCAAGCAACTGTTTCTGATACCCTCGATGGATGGAATTGGAGTCCTGGCGATACCTGCTGGCTTCGGTGGAATTGGGCGGATGGGTCAGGTTCAGGAAATCGGGATGAATCAGGTTTTGATGAACTGATCTTGATCCCATTAGAGCATGCCGATTGCCTGTCTAAGCCCACGGTGCAGGCAACCAATCTAACCTTGGACAATATTCACGCTACGGGGTTTGAGATGGAACTCGTCCCCGGAGATGGAACCCATCGATTAGTGATCGCTTTTCCTGATTCGGATTCGGTCATTTCCCCCAAAGACTCGGTATCCTACCAAGGCAGCCCCCAATGGGCAAATGGGACGAGTATCGCCCCCGATCAATGGGTGCTGATGGCTGATTCAGTGAAAACCATGTCAATCACTGATGCTCCTTCTGGCTCCTCGTGGAATTTGGCTGCATTCGAATATCGATGTCCTGCTGGCTCGGAACAATACCTCCATAATCCTGCCTTGGCATCTCTAAGATTACCTCCTGCCAATCCAACCAATTTCGATGCGACCTGCCAATCTCCAGACTCCATCGTACTCGCTTGGAATCCTCCAGAAGGGATGTATGACGAGTTCTTGGTATTTGCGCGTGATTCTACGGCGCCCGGCTCTCCTACATCCCCTTGGAAAGATTATATCGGAGCAAATTCAGATTGGCTATTGGCACCCAATTATGGCAATATGGGTAAGTTGCTATACCGTGGGACTGATTCGATTTTGACAATTTTCAATCCTCCTCCAGAGATTGAATTGAATTTCAAGCTCCTGAGTGTAGTGGATTCACTCGATGAACGCTGGTCTACAGGAACAACCACTACCGGTAGAGCATACATCCCCGAAGCGCAGAATCTATTGGCTACCGAAAAATCCCAATCCTTATATTTGACTTGGGACCTGCCTCCGTCTGTATGTTGGGACAGTGTGTGGGTCTTTGTAGGGCCTGATTCCCAGAGTCTCCCAGCCAATTTGATCCTTCCAGTAGGCATTCAAGCAGAAGCATCATTTGGAATGGGGACAGAAATTGTTCCGGGAGTATTCACTTGCTATGCGGGAACTGGAACGGGATTCGAGTGTTCCGGTCTGCAAAATGGGACTTCCTATCGGATGGATGTGCGTGTGAAGTTGGGCGATTCCCTCAGTCAAGGTGAATGGGTAATTGGAACCCCAAATGCCATTTCCAATTTGGAGCCGGGAGATGTCTCATGGGTTTCCTTCAATCTCGACGCGGGAATCGGTGGATTGGATCAAATTTGTTGGGTCTCCTGGGATACCTTGGAGGCTGGAACCAGCTTTGAACTAACGGACAATGGATTTGAACGCGAAACCCCTGGACGCTGGGGCGACACGGAAGGGACCATGCGTCTCATCCGGAAAAACGTGCTGTTGCCTGCCGGAGTAGTGACTTGTCTGGAAGGCAAAGGAAATGATCCTTCCGATTACCAAATCTATACTGGAGGAGAGCCGGATTCCAATTGGCAGGTGGTGAATCTGAATGGATTCGGACAGCTGAACCTCATCGATGGGGATCAGCTGTTTTTGCTTGCTGGAGGTATTTGGGATAATCCACCGGGTTGGCAGAATGCCCAATATGATGGAAACGTGATCGCGGCTTTTTCTACTGATGGTTGGGAATCTGCCTCTGGTTATGGTTCAACAACAGGATCTACCTTGCCCAGTGGGTTGGATTGCATGGCGCTTGATGTTTCTGCGCTTCCTGATCCTGATCGGGTACAATACCACGGTCCAATGGTTTCGATGGAAAAGCGGGAGTGGATATTGGGCTCGTTTGAGGTGGCCAACTGGTCTAGCTTTCCCGATTCGGCTTCATTTGTGGATAGCGGGCTACCTTACCTAGATTCTGCATTTCTTTGGCTGATGACAGCGGACGAAATGAACGCGGGCCATTGGAAGGGGGAATTCAGTGAAAACTGGTTCGATTGCAGAAATTGGAGCGATTTAATCCTTCCGACCGCAGAAGTGGATGTTCTGGTTGATTCGCAAAGTTTGGGAAATTCCCTGATTAGTGGCCAGAGGCAAGCCATTTGCAAGGACATGACGATTTCCGGCCGTAGGCTTCTGGTAGAGTCATCAGGGGACTCGCTTTGGATAAATGGGACGATTTCCCTAGAAGAAAACGCGGAGTGTGTACTGGGACAAAATGGGGCCAATCCCGTGATGATTTGGACTGGGGATTGGCTGCAGGATAGTTCGAGCACTTTCCTTGCAGGAAATGGCAAAGTCATCGCTCAGGGACCCGCAGATCAGGATGTATGGGTGTTTTCAGAATCTGGATGGCAAGTGTATGATTTGATCTTGGATTTGCCACAGCAACAACTCATTGCTCATGGTCCCATACATCTCTCCGGTTCGCTTGATTTGAATGCAGGATGGCTCTCCATGTCTGGGGATTCCGCGATCCTGAAAGTAGCGGATTCTGCCAGTTGGAAAGGGGGGAGCGATGATGCGCATGTGATCGGAAACATGAGCCAACGAGGAGATACTTGTCTGATTTTTCCGCTGGGAGATGGCGCGTACTACCATCCATTTGAGATTTGCGGGGACAGCTTTCCGCAGGCCCAGGTGGTGCAGTATGTCTCAGAATCACCTGTCGGCGTCTGGGGAGGAGGCTTCGTCGCTCCTACCATTGTGGGGAATCTGCACCCTAGCGGATATTGGAATTGGCGTTCGGAAGGAAATAATGCCGCCAGCGCGGATGCAATATCTCTCAGTTGGGATGCCGCCACGTATGGGGCGACAGGGGGGGCAGCGATTGCCACATTTGATTCTGTGTACAATGGATGGATGGTGGCCAACGGTTCGATCAGTAGTATGGCTGCTGGGCATTTGCAAGCGGTCGGAGTTTTCTCTCCGGGAATTTTTTCGATAGGGCTGCCCGCTGCTCCGCTGTATGGCTTCGAATCGCTCGTCTCAATCCATGAATCGGAAGTCGGGCTTGACATTGAGTGGCGGCTCAAAGGACTGACTCCTAGTAGAATGATTGGGATTCAGCGATCCGAGGATCTCGGGAGTTGGGAATGGGGATGGCATGGGACGGTTGAATCCGGCGATGATCTGATTCAATGGCAGGACATCAATTGGCCTCGTCGGGAGAAATGGTATCGTTTTGTCTTGTGGAATGAGCAACTGTTGGATTGGGAGGAATTGGATCTCAGGCATTGGCAATCTGCCCAGTCAGATCCAACCCTTCGTATTTGGCCCAATCCTGCCAAGGAGACGTTGAATGTGGGTTTGCCTGAAGACTGGGAAGGAATGATTTCAATGTCTATCCAGACGATGCTGGGAATGGAATGCATGAAAAAGAAAGGGGCCACCGCCTCGGGCAATTTTAAGGTAGCCCTCAACGGGATTTCGAGTGGGTGGTACGTAATCCATCTTTCCTCTGGAGAAAAGCGGCAATCACAGTTATTTTACAAACTATGA
- a CDS encoding GMC family oxidoreductase N-terminal domain-containing protein: MSTFDYIIIGAGSAGCVLANRLSEDPSVHVLLIEAGKKDSKMEIQIPAAFSKLFHSEFDWGYQSTPSPFSGDRRHFLPRGKVLGGCSSVNAMIYIRGNALDYDHWFDLGNQGWSYEEMLPFFKKGEGHVDGEHPFHGGNGLLTVSHLRDPMPTSHAFISAGEELAIPINPDFNGNYQEGLGFYQVTQRKGKRCSASDAFLKPIRSRPNLKILTRKTVTRILIEEGTAVGVEYREKHHVQQVRCTREVLVSAGAYNSPQLLMLSGIGPADHLKSHGIEVTLDLPGVGQHLQDHYIVPMVFHNRDKRTLENAERLPSLLNYLFWTEGPLSSNVAEAGGFIKTRKELPAPDIQFHFAPGYFFNHGLDRPKSGHGFSIGPTLLQPESIGSIQLQSADPLDAPLIDHNYLSDARDVETLKAGMKVAYEIAHSEAMSNFFDGYYLPNKHLESDRELDRHIRTQGQTLYHPTGTCKMGSDEMAVVDEQLRVHGVQHLRIVDASIMPQIVRGNTNAPTIAIAEKAAEMITSHAKQTETRPATMKTSG, translated from the coding sequence ATGTCCACGTTCGATTATATCATCATCGGTGCAGGTTCCGCAGGCTGTGTGCTTGCCAATCGGCTGTCTGAGGATCCATCCGTCCACGTTCTCTTAATTGAGGCAGGCAAGAAAGACTCCAAGATGGAGATTCAGATCCCTGCAGCTTTCTCCAAGCTGTTTCACTCGGAGTTTGACTGGGGATATCAAAGCACGCCAAGTCCGTTTTCAGGAGATCGTAGGCATTTCCTCCCCAGAGGCAAAGTCCTCGGAGGATGTTCCAGCGTCAATGCCATGATCTATATCCGTGGCAATGCTTTGGACTATGACCATTGGTTCGATCTAGGAAATCAGGGTTGGAGCTACGAAGAAATGCTTCCTTTCTTCAAAAAAGGAGAAGGCCATGTGGATGGTGAGCATCCGTTTCATGGCGGCAATGGATTACTGACGGTCAGCCATTTGAGAGATCCCATGCCTACCTCCCACGCCTTCATTTCGGCCGGAGAAGAACTGGCTATTCCCATCAATCCTGATTTCAATGGCAACTATCAGGAAGGGCTCGGTTTCTACCAAGTCACTCAGCGAAAAGGGAAACGCTGCAGCGCATCGGATGCTTTCCTAAAGCCGATTCGCAGTAGGCCTAACCTCAAGATCTTGACACGCAAAACGGTCACAAGGATCTTAATCGAAGAGGGAACCGCAGTCGGGGTTGAGTATCGGGAAAAGCATCATGTTCAGCAAGTGAGATGTACGCGCGAAGTCCTCGTCTCGGCTGGCGCGTACAACTCTCCTCAATTGTTGATGCTCTCGGGAATTGGGCCCGCAGACCATCTGAAATCACATGGCATAGAGGTTACCTTGGATCTGCCGGGAGTGGGGCAACATTTGCAGGACCACTACATCGTGCCCATGGTCTTTCATAATCGGGATAAGCGAACTTTGGAAAATGCAGAGCGCCTTCCCTCCCTGCTCAATTATCTGTTTTGGACAGAGGGACCCCTGAGTTCCAATGTTGCGGAAGCTGGTGGATTCATCAAAACCCGCAAGGAACTTCCTGCACCTGATATCCAATTCCACTTTGCTCCGGGCTACTTCTTCAACCACGGCCTGGACCGCCCCAAATCTGGACATGGATTCTCCATTGGTCCGACACTTCTCCAGCCTGAAAGCATCGGTTCCATTCAACTCCAAAGCGCAGATCCCTTAGATGCTCCGCTGATCGACCACAATTATTTGTCGGATGCTCGGGACGTGGAAACCCTCAAGGCGGGAATGAAAGTGGCCTATGAAATCGCGCATTCGGAAGCCATGAGTAACTTTTTTGATGGCTATTATCTTCCCAATAAACATCTAGAATCAGATCGTGAATTGGACCGTCACATCAGAACACAAGGCCAAACGCTCTATCACCCAACAGGTACTTGCAAGATGGGATCGGATGAAATGGCTGTTGTGGATGAACAGTTGAGGGTTCATGGAGTTCAACACTTAAGGATTGTGGATGCGTCCATTATGCCACAGATTGTACGAGGAAACACAAACGCACCAACCATCGCAATCGCCGAAAAAGCGGCGGAAATGATCACTTCACACGCTAAGCAAACCGAAACGCGGCCTGCGACCATGAAAACCTCAGGCTAA
- a CDS encoding alpha-amylase family glycosyl hydrolase, with product MNQERLPLQLIQDDPWLAPYAEDVQARLDRYHQIRQQIEGASGSLIQFAQAYQYFGLNYDPKAKGWWFREWAPGAKALHLIGDFNGWNREANPLTRVDGGIWELFLPEKEYGEKLKHESLFKIQILSDRGIHDRLPAYVTRVLQDPETHDFSAQVWRPEPYVWNHKTFKPETQELLIYEAHTGMAQEREGLGTYREFADLILPRIKDLGYNAVQLMAVQEHPYYGSFGYHVSNFFAPSSRFGTPEDLKYLIDQAHGMGIAMIMDIVHSHAVKNEAEGLNFLDGTDYQYFHGGGKGDHSSWDSKLFDYGKWEVRQFLLSNVAYWIDEFRFDGFRFDGVTSMLYDHHGHFVEFDHYDKYFRDGVAEDAINYLQLANDLAHELNPHFVSIAEDMSGMPGCCRTVPDGGLGFDYRLGMGIPDYWIKLLKHTRDEEWNLHEIWHTLTNRRWKEKTIAYAESHDQALVGDKTLAFWLMDKEMYWHMEVFDNSPIIDRGISLHKMIRLVTAVLGGDAYLTFMGNEFGHPEWVDFPREGNNWSYQYARRQWSLADRKELKYKYLLDFDRAMIHLLKDEDVLQALPARQVNMDETNQVMICERNNLYFVFNFSIDRSIPDYKFPVTESGAYRCILNSDASDLGGHGRIDDDTEHHTLFDDDGNAFLSVYSVSRSVQVYQRQ from the coding sequence ATGAATCAAGAACGACTCCCATTGCAGCTGATCCAAGATGATCCTTGGTTGGCCCCATACGCCGAAGATGTGCAGGCACGCCTCGACCGATACCACCAGATTCGTCAGCAAATTGAAGGAGCCAGCGGTTCCCTCATCCAATTTGCCCAAGCCTATCAATATTTTGGATTAAACTATGATCCCAAAGCCAAGGGATGGTGGTTCCGAGAATGGGCCCCAGGAGCGAAAGCCTTGCATTTGATTGGCGATTTCAATGGGTGGAATCGGGAAGCCAATCCGCTCACAAGGGTTGATGGAGGAATTTGGGAATTGTTTCTCCCTGAAAAGGAATATGGCGAAAAGCTCAAGCACGAGTCCTTGTTCAAAATCCAGATCTTGTCAGATCGCGGCATTCATGATCGCCTCCCGGCCTACGTGACCCGTGTCCTCCAAGATCCGGAAACACATGACTTCTCGGCCCAAGTTTGGCGTCCCGAACCGTACGTATGGAATCACAAGACCTTCAAGCCTGAAACGCAGGAACTGTTGATCTATGAGGCACATACCGGTATGGCGCAGGAGCGTGAGGGATTGGGGACTTATCGTGAATTTGCGGACCTCATCCTCCCGAGAATCAAGGATTTGGGCTACAACGCCGTACAGTTGATGGCGGTTCAGGAGCATCCCTATTATGGTTCGTTTGGGTATCACGTTTCCAATTTCTTTGCCCCAAGTTCTCGATTTGGAACTCCGGAGGATCTCAAGTATCTGATCGATCAAGCACATGGGATGGGAATCGCCATGATCATGGACATTGTTCATTCCCATGCAGTGAAAAACGAGGCTGAAGGGCTGAATTTTCTGGATGGTACTGACTATCAGTATTTCCACGGAGGAGGAAAAGGCGATCATTCAAGCTGGGATTCGAAATTGTTCGACTATGGGAAATGGGAGGTTCGTCAATTTCTTCTGTCGAATGTCGCCTACTGGATTGATGAATTCCGATTTGATGGTTTCCGGTTTGATGGGGTGACTTCCATGCTGTATGATCATCACGGGCATTTTGTGGAATTTGATCATTATGACAAATATTTCCGTGATGGAGTAGCTGAAGATGCCATCAACTACCTTCAGCTGGCCAATGATTTGGCGCATGAGCTCAACCCTCATTTTGTCAGTATCGCTGAAGACATGAGCGGGATGCCCGGATGCTGCCGAACGGTTCCAGATGGGGGATTAGGTTTTGACTACAGGTTGGGGATGGGTATTCCTGATTATTGGATCAAACTGCTCAAGCACACCCGGGATGAAGAATGGAATCTCCATGAGATCTGGCACACACTGACCAACCGCCGATGGAAAGAAAAAACTATTGCCTATGCCGAAAGCCATGATCAGGCCTTGGTCGGCGATAAAACGTTGGCATTCTGGTTGATGGATAAGGAGATGTATTGGCACATGGAGGTATTTGACAATTCACCGATCATTGATCGAGGAATTTCCCTCCACAAGATGATCCGACTTGTGACTGCCGTTTTGGGTGGAGATGCTTATCTGACTTTCATGGGGAATGAATTTGGCCATCCAGAATGGGTGGATTTTCCACGGGAAGGCAACAATTGGAGCTACCAATACGCTCGTAGACAATGGTCCTTGGCTGATCGCAAGGAGTTGAAATATAAATATTTACTTGATTTTGATCGAGCCATGATTCACCTCCTCAAGGATGAGGATGTACTACAGGCGCTTCCTGCTCGTCAGGTGAACATGGATGAAACGAATCAGGTGATGATTTGCGAACGGAACAACCTCTATTTCGTGTTCAATTTTTCGATTGATCGTTCAATTCCTGATTACAAGTTCCCAGTTACTGAATCAGGGGCTTATCGTTGCATTTTGAATTCAGATGCTTCAGATCTGGGAGGACATGGTCGGATAGATGATGATACCGAGCATCATACCTTATTTGACGACGATGGGAACGCCTTTCTTTCAGTTTATTCCGTCAGTAGATCCGTTCAAGTGTATCAGCGCCAATGA
- a CDS encoding endonuclease: MNYRILGTILLLALSLGACQTSPQSAKQTPHGIAQTSAPDPMTGRTFRTHLKETYYDLQHRTLSYREARLAMYLDIDNEGDSVECVYSGYKRYVRTLSAPGRALPINCEHTIPQSWFKKQEPMVSDIHHLFPTYDKWNALRSSYPFDEIPDEETEEWLLDDDKYFEIPTESLAQYSEFGDEAFEPRNEHKGNLARAVFYFYTMYPKVGNIERVAPLKTLLDWHESDPVDSEELERNDEIQAVQGNRNPFIDHPEYAQQAWGSEVL, translated from the coding sequence ATGAACTATCGTATACTTGGAACGATCCTGCTGTTGGCCTTAAGCTTGGGCGCCTGTCAGACCAGTCCCCAATCGGCCAAACAGACTCCTCATGGAATAGCACAAACATCCGCTCCTGACCCAATGACCGGAAGGACATTTCGGACGCATTTGAAGGAAACCTATTACGACCTTCAACATCGGACACTTTCCTATCGAGAAGCGCGATTGGCCATGTATTTGGATATTGACAATGAGGGAGATTCTGTAGAATGCGTTTACTCCGGATACAAACGCTATGTCAGGACCCTTTCGGCTCCCGGTAGGGCACTTCCCATCAATTGCGAGCATACCATTCCGCAAAGTTGGTTTAAGAAACAGGAACCTATGGTGTCTGATATTCACCACCTGTTTCCAACTTATGATAAATGGAATGCGCTTAGGAGCAGCTATCCATTTGATGAAATTCCGGATGAGGAAACCGAGGAATGGTTGCTGGACGATGACAAGTACTTCGAGATTCCCACCGAATCACTTGCTCAATATTCAGAATTCGGAGATGAGGCCTTTGAGCCTCGGAATGAACACAAAGGCAATTTGGCTCGTGCAGTCTTCTATTTCTACACCATGTATCCAAAGGTGGGAAATATCGAGCGTGTCGCACCATTGAAGACGCTTCTCGATTGGCATGAATCCGATCCGGTCGATTCGGAGGAATTGGAGCGAAACGACGAAATACAGGCGGTTCAAGGGAATCGCAATCCCTTTATCGATCATCCTGAATATGCGCAGCAGGCGTGGGGGAGTGAAGTCCTTTAG
- a CDS encoding tetratricopeptide repeat protein, whose product MDTPNLPSIPEFAGLSVDASSIPASINEWAREQTGAIYEALDENSHIYYISGNSGTGKQFIALSFIEQYGEQYERCIWLNLPKHQLALIHPLHYLIQATTPDLPILPDPKDRVESWLEALSEREEAGLLVLEAAEDDMLPYLKQLEETGAWDVLILSEEPFEDTEFNLFLPPLEKKHAAQLFKAIYPSSTDHDKSAAHIVRISGRLPFVLNIFGSSCEHGLIPDVDACIESLDELGLVPKRRSVNPPSKLIHGLISSLHFDETLKEILYTISRFPAGTIPLQYFHGRAGFPMEELAMLAEAGWIRLDSFSVSVHEILLEALAQIDLFSQSVDQTIRTQLIEEVATLPHVPIPYQFQIIERAIYLILQEDDASHDLVDTFFQIGRQLKQLGMEEEVVHCGEVFIDWCNDEFKWDIPEVTPTAEAVDTPQIEEAAPQPEVHIPSESPQEDPSLEMAQRILKLKLDSEGPDHPDTLRARIMYSEVLLDQGQSREAQHQLEQVLAHSIVSRDPEVASWWHARGLICVAYFANKHASKSRMMLKRVLKYLQQNPLDTSEARMGLEWRLALLLRKMNDTKLARDLLMRVMEHQIRSLGPTHPKIGKLLFNIAQVHATRREWSLSTGYFKQALIVMGQTLPEDAPDVLEAQRLLDLTQIQLDKEQSKSVRRRR is encoded by the coding sequence ATGGATACCCCCAATCTTCCCTCCATTCCTGAATTTGCGGGACTTTCGGTCGATGCCTCGTCCATCCCAGCATCCATCAACGAATGGGCGCGCGAACAAACCGGGGCTATCTATGAGGCATTGGATGAAAACAGCCACATATACTACATCTCAGGAAATTCTGGAACAGGAAAGCAATTCATTGCATTATCCTTTATTGAACAATATGGAGAGCAATACGAGCGATGTATTTGGCTAAACCTTCCCAAACATCAGCTTGCGCTCATCCATCCGCTTCACTATCTGATCCAAGCTACCACACCTGATCTCCCTATTCTTCCAGATCCGAAAGATCGGGTAGAATCGTGGCTCGAAGCTCTTTCAGAACGGGAGGAAGCAGGATTACTGGTTCTCGAGGCCGCAGAAGATGATATGCTCCCCTACCTCAAACAATTGGAGGAAACGGGCGCTTGGGATGTTCTCATCCTTTCTGAGGAACCTTTTGAAGATACGGAATTCAACCTATTCCTTCCTCCGCTAGAAAAAAAGCACGCTGCGCAGCTTTTCAAGGCTATTTATCCGAGTTCGACAGATCATGACAAATCTGCTGCACATATCGTCAGAATCTCCGGAAGGCTTCCATTTGTACTGAATATTTTCGGAAGCTCATGCGAGCATGGCCTGATTCCGGATGTAGACGCCTGTATCGAATCCCTAGACGAATTGGGCTTGGTACCCAAACGAAGATCCGTCAATCCGCCTTCCAAACTTATTCATGGCCTGATATCTAGCCTTCACTTCGATGAGACTCTCAAAGAGATCCTGTACACGATTTCCCGATTCCCAGCAGGCACGATTCCCCTGCAGTATTTTCATGGAAGAGCGGGATTTCCTATGGAGGAACTGGCTATGCTTGCAGAGGCTGGATGGATTCGATTGGACTCGTTCAGTGTGAGTGTCCATGAAATATTATTGGAAGCCCTTGCCCAGATTGATCTATTTTCTCAATCAGTAGATCAAACCATCAGAACTCAGCTCATCGAGGAAGTCGCTACCCTCCCACATGTGCCGATTCCCTATCAGTTCCAAATCATAGAACGCGCCATCTATTTGATCCTTCAAGAAGATGACGCCAGCCATGATTTGGTGGACACATTCTTCCAAATCGGCCGCCAATTGAAACAGCTGGGTATGGAAGAAGAAGTGGTTCATTGTGGCGAAGTCTTTATTGACTGGTGCAACGATGAATTCAAATGGGACATTCCAGAGGTCACACCCACAGCAGAAGCCGTTGATACTCCTCAAATCGAGGAAGCTGCTCCCCAACCAGAGGTACACATCCCTTCAGAATCTCCTCAGGAGGACCCAAGCCTAGAGATGGCCCAGCGGATTCTCAAGCTGAAACTTGATAGTGAAGGACCTGATCATCCAGATACCCTTCGGGCAAGAATCATGTATTCAGAAGTGCTGCTTGATCAGGGCCAATCGAGAGAGGCTCAGCATCAGTTGGAACAGGTTTTGGCGCATTCGATTGTTTCTCGTGATCCGGAAGTAGCGTCATGGTGGCATGCTCGCGGCTTGATTTGTGTAGCATATTTCGCCAACAAACATGCTTCCAAATCTCGGATGATGCTGAAAAGGGTCCTGAAATACCTTCAGCAAAATCCATTGGATACCTCTGAAGCTCGAATGGGACTCGAATGGCGACTGGCACTGCTTCTCCGAAAAATGAATGACACAAAGCTTGCTAGGGATCTTTTGATGCGGGTCATGGAGCATCAGATCAGGTCGCTTGGACCTACTCATCCCAAAATCGGCAAGCTCCTTTTCAATATCGCTCAGGTTCATGCCACTCGGCGAGAATGGTCACTTTCAACTGGATATTTCAAGCAAGCGCTCATTGTCATGGGACAGACGCTACCGGAAGATGCTCCAGATGTGCTAGAAGCCCAAAGGCTCTTGGATTTGACTCAAATTCAACTGGACAAGGAACAAAGTAAGTCTGTGCGAAGACGCAGGTAG